The Lacticaseibacillus pabuli region CTTGATTTACCTGTTTCAACTTCTAAATCCGATTGGGGCTATTTCTGATTTCTTTGCCAGTAGGGCCAAGATGAAGGGCGCGACCGCAAAACTAGGTGAATTATATGCATCACCTATTGAGACGGAACAAGGTATCGCGCACGTTCCAAAGGCGGACCTAACCATGAACCATGTTTCATTTAGTTATGATGATAAATTAATACTCGATGACGTCTCCCTGAATTTCCCGAAAAATTAAATAATTGCTATTGTCGGTCCATCGGGCGGTGGCAAGTCTACAATTATTAATTTACTCGAACGTTTTTATCGCGTTCAGGATGGTCAGATTTGTCTGGGTGAACAGCCGATTAACGCCTATCAACTTAGCGCATGGCGTCAAAACCTTGGTTTGGTTAGTCAAAGTAACGCAATATTGACGGGAACCATTCGAGAAAATTTAACGTTTGGACTTCGTGACAATTTTGATGATGAGCAGCTGATGTCGGTTTTGAGGGCAACTGAATTGGCACATGATGTAATGGGGCTTCCCAATGGTTTAGATACGCAAGTTGGCGAAGATGGTCATCTTTTGTCAGGAGGTCAGATTCAACGGCTTCAAATTGCTCGCGCGTACCTAAAGGCTCCTAATTTTATTATTTTCGATGAGGCAACTGCTAACCTAGATGCCGATACTGAATATGAAATAACTAATAGCTTGAATGAGTTGATTCATAATCGAGGTGCGATTATCGTTGCACATCGTTTGTCAACCATTGTTGATGCGGATACAATATATTTTCTAGAAAATCATAAAATCACCGGTGTAGGTACTCATGATGAATTGATGAATACCCATGCGACATATCGTCGTTTTGTTCAGGAACAAATCATTAACGGGCAGGGCAATGGCTAATCGATTATTACCATAGTTTAAATCGTTTGCCATATTTTGGGACATTTTGCCTTGGTGATGCCTTGGGACATTATCACTGGCGGTAATTGTTGACACTGCCCACTTTCTTTTGTATAGTAAGCACCAGTTAAACATCGATGAAGTAGTCAAAGTGCTTTGTCCCCATCCGCGTGATGGGGATAGTGCACTTTTTTTATGCAATAAGCGGTGCAGCGCCCGTTTCAACGCCGCACGTCAAGGAGGTTATTCAGCATGGCAAATGACGCAGAGGAAACCATTACAGCGATTAGTACCCCACCTGGTGAAGGGGCAATTTCGATTGTCCGCCTGTCTGGGGATGAGGCCGTCGCAATCGCTGATAAGGTGTTCCGCGGCAAGAATCTGAATAAGGTGCCAACGCACACGATTAATTATGGGCATATCGTGGATCCTGATTCTGGTCGTGTCATTGATGAGGTTATGGTCAGTGTTATGCGCGCGCCGAAGACCTTTACCCGTGAGGATGTGGTGGAAATCAACACGCACGGGGGGATTGTTGCCACGCAACGGGTCCTGCAGCTGGTCATTGGTGCCGGCGCGCGGATGGCGGAGCCTGGCGAATTTACCAAGCGTGCCTTCTTGAACGGCCGGATTGACCTGACTGAGGCCGAATCCGTCATGGACGTGATCCGTGCCAAGACCGACCGGGCGGCACAAGTGGCCGTGGATCAGCTGGGCGGCAACCTGCGCGAGCTCATTGATGGCTTGCGGCAGGATATCGTCAACACCCTGGCGAAGGTCGAGGTCAACATTGATTATCCTGAGTACGATGCCGAGCAGATGACGGCGAACGCGGTGGCAGACTGTGCGCGTAAAGCCAGTGCTAAGCTGGACGAACTACTTGCGACCGCGCAGAGCGGAAAGATTCTCCGCGAAGGCCTTGCGACTGCGATTGTCGGCCGGCCTAACGTGGGCAAGTCGAGTCTGCTGAACCACCTGTTGCACGAGGACAAGGCGATTGTCACTGACGTTGCCGGGACCACGCGCGACGTGCTGGAAGAGTACGTCAGCGTGCGTGGGGTACCACTGCGCCTGGTCGATACGGCTGGGATTCGCGCGACGGATGACAAGGTCGAAAAAATTGGGGTTGAGCGCTCCATGAAGGCACTCAAGGCCGCGGACTTGGTTCTGCTGGTCCTTGATGCGAGCCGGCCATTGTCGGATGAAGACCGCCAGCTACTGGATGCTACTGCTGGTAAGAAGCGCATTGTCATTTTGAATAAGCAGGACTTACCACAGAAACTGGATCCAGCCGAACTGGCGACCCAGCTAGAACCTGGCGAGCTCATCAGTACCTCCGTCATGACGACGGGCGGCGTTGACGCGCTGGAGGCCAAGATTTCCCAGCTGTTTAACACGGGGATTGAGAACAGTCAGAACACGGTGGTTGTGTCCAATGCGCGCCAAGCCGGGTTGATGCGTCAGGCCAAGAACAGCCTGCAGTCGGTTCATGAAGGACTTGAAGCGGGGATGCCACTCGACCTGGTTCAGATTGACTTGACCGAGGCGTGGACGAAGCTGGGTGAGATTACCGGTGAGGCTGCACCCGATGAGCTGATTACGACCTTGTTCTCGCAGTTCTGCTTGGGTAAGTAGTCATCACACACTGTAAATAGGAGTAAGATCGTGCCAGAAATTAAAGAGTATGATGCACAAGATTATGATGTGATTGTTGTCGG contains the following coding sequences:
- the mnmE gene encoding tRNA uridine-5-carboxymethylaminomethyl(34) synthesis GTPase MnmE, coding for MANDAEETITAISTPPGEGAISIVRLSGDEAVAIADKVFRGKNLNKVPTHTINYGHIVDPDSGRVIDEVMVSVMRAPKTFTREDVVEINTHGGIVATQRVLQLVIGAGARMAEPGEFTKRAFLNGRIDLTEAESVMDVIRAKTDRAAQVAVDQLGGNLRELIDGLRQDIVNTLAKVEVNIDYPEYDAEQMTANAVADCARKASAKLDELLATAQSGKILREGLATAIVGRPNVGKSSLLNHLLHEDKAIVTDVAGTTRDVLEEYVSVRGVPLRLVDTAGIRATDDKVEKIGVERSMKALKAADLVLLVLDASRPLSDEDRQLLDATAGKKRIVILNKQDLPQKLDPAELATQLEPGELISTSVMTTGGVDALEAKISQLFNTGIENSQNTVVVSNARQAGLMRQAKNSLQSVHEGLEAGMPLDLVQIDLTEAWTKLGEITGEAAPDELITTLFSQFCLGK
- a CDS encoding ATP-binding cassette domain-containing protein; the protein is MVGPSGGGKSTIINLLERFYRVQDGQICLGEQPINAYQLSAWRQNLGLVSQSNAILTGTIRENLTFGLRDNFDDEQLMSVLRATELAHDVMGLPNGLDTQVGEDGHLLSGGQIQRLQIARAYLKAPNFIIFDEATANLDADTEYEITNSLNELIHNRGAIIVAHRLSTIVDADTIYFLENHKITGVGTHDELMNTHATYRRFVQEQIINGQGNG